CTTTGATGCTTAGCGCAAGCACCTGTAATTCTTCTCGGTAATATCTTGCCTCTTTCAGTTGTATACTTTTTCAATTTAGCAAGATCCTTATAATCTATATGTGTAGTCTTTTCTTGGCAGAATTGACAAACTTTTTTACGAGGTCTTCTTTTTGAGTAATTTCTTTCGCTTCTATCGTTTCCTTGTCTTGAACTCACTTTATGTTCCTCCTTCCCTAAATATCGGTTTTTTAGAATGGGATATCTTCGTCATCTACCGGCTGGAAAATATCATTGTCTTCATCTGGAAAGTCACCGAAAAAGCTGCTATCTGGCTGTACCGGTTTTCCCTGCTGTGGTGATGATTGATCTCTTCCACCAATAAACTCTACTCTATCTGCTATAACATCGGTTGTATATCTTTTTTCGCCTGTCTGTGTAGTATAGCTTCCTGTGGAAATTCTTCCGTGGACTGCACACATGCGACCTTTTGCAAGGTAGTTAGCGCAGTTTTCTGCTTGTTTTCCAAAAACAGTTATACCTATAAAATCCGCTGTCTGTTTTCCTTGAGATGTCGCTTCTTGTTTCTTTTCTCGTGACATTTCTTTGTCTACTGCCAAAGTAAATTTAGCAATAGCCATACCTGATGAAGGTACGAATCTCAGCTCGGGATCTCTTGCCAGTCTTCCTATTAATACAACACTATTCATATTCTTCCCTCTTTTTTATTATTCTTCTACAGTAATCATTTGTCTAATTACGTTTTCGCTGATTTTACAAATTCTGTCTATTTCATCAACAGCATCTGCGCCTGCAGTAAATTCAATAAATACATAGTAACCTTCTCTTTTTTTGTCGATTTCATAAGCAAGTCTTCTCTGACCCCACTCATTAACCTTTTCAATTGTTCCCTGTCTTTCAGTTATTATGTTTTTTACTTTTTCGATTTCTGCATTTCTTACATCTTCTTCTAAATTAGAAAGTAAGATTAAAGCTGCTTCGTATTTTCTCATCTGAGTCACCTCCCTTTGGACTTCGGCTCTTGTTTTCCCAAGAGCAAGGATAGCTTATATATTATAGCACTATGGTTATTCCAATACAAGCATTTTTTACAAAAATATATTTTTTTATTAGTTTACAATTTTATTTGATACTCAGCTTCTTCATTACAATAGCTGCATTTTTCGGATTGAACCTTTAGGACCTCAGGAGCAGCTTCCGACTCGTTTACGGCATCATCAATCGCCATGTCCACATGAATACTACATGCATATATAATTGCTTTTTCTTCCATTTTTTCTCCTAAATTTCATAAATTCTACTTGATCTGTCCCTGTATGTCATATCTAAACATATTCCCGGATTTACTTCTATTGAATTTTCCTTTAGTATATTTTCCACAGTTTTATACGCCAACTGAGGAAAATTGTTTTCCTTACTCAAGTGTCCCAAAAGGATTATTTCCGTTCCTCTTTTTACAACTTTTGTAATTAAATCGCCGGCTGTATCATTGGACATATGACCAAATTCTCCTAACACTCTCCTTTTGAGAGGCCATGGGTACGGACCTATAAGAACCATATCTTCATCATGGTTTGATTCAACAAGCAGTAAATCTGAGTCTGTTATACTGCTGACTATTATATCATTTATGCATCCCGTATCTGTCACAAGGCTTATTTTTTTATTACCATGAAATATATTATATCCCACTGGATGAGCAGCATCATGAGATATATCAAACGGTGTTATAACTAAATCTTTTATTTCAGTTTGTCTTTCAAGAATTTTAATATTTTCAGGTTTTATTTCTCCCAGGCACGACTTCATTGCATCCCAAGTTTCTTGATTGGCATAAATAGGTACATTCAGTCTTCTAGACATAATTCCTGCACCTTTAATGTGATCCACGTGCTCATGGGTAATAAATATAGCATCAACCTTTTTCGGGTCTTCCCCTATATTAACAATTTCCTGTTGTATCTTTTTTCCGCTTAAACCTGCATCTACTAGAATTGTCGCATTATCTGTTTTTATATATTGGCAGTTCCCGCTGCTTCCGCTGTATAATGAACAAAATTTTAATTTCAACTTGTCCTCCCTTTATGTACCTGCACTTGAATCAATTTATACTATCATATTATTTTAATTTTTACAAATACAAATTATGTTGAAATCGGTTTTAAAAATCGAAGCAGGTTACAATAAAGTATACCTTTGATCAGTGTAAAAATTAATGTATCATACATAGCAAAGTTAAATCATATAAATTTATTATGTAGGAATTATGTCATATAAATAAAACTTATTAGAAGGATATTATGATTATTAGACTTAAATTTAAAGTGTTATTAATTTTTTCAGCATTTATATTAATAATAGGGCTTTATTTATCTTTTTTTGCCAATAATGCTAATGTAGTTACGGCAGACAGCAATAAAGATTTTATAAAGTGGGTGGATTTTAGAGTGTCCTATAATGCAATGGATAAGGCCTTAAAAGCTGATATAGCAAGCGTAGACGAAGATGTTAAACTTAATTGGGTTGAATTGC
Above is a window of Sedimentibacter sp. MB35-C1 DNA encoding:
- the rpsR gene encoding 30S ribosomal protein S18, with the protein product MSSRQGNDRSERNYSKRRPRKKVCQFCQEKTTHIDYKDLAKLKKYTTERGKILPRRITGACAKHQRMVTRAIKRARTIALLPYVAE
- a CDS encoding single-stranded DNA-binding protein; the protein is MNSVVLIGRLARDPELRFVPSSGMAIAKFTLAVDKEMSREKKQEATSQGKQTADFIGITVFGKQAENCANYLAKGRMCAVHGRISTGSYTTQTGEKRYTTDVIADRVEFIGGRDQSSPQQGKPVQPDSSFFGDFPDEDNDIFQPVDDEDIPF
- the rpsF gene encoding 30S ribosomal protein S6, with protein sequence MRKYEAALILLSNLEEDVRNAEIEKVKNIITERQGTIEKVNEWGQRRLAYEIDKKREGYYVFIEFTAGADAVDEIDRICKISENVIRQMITVEE
- a CDS encoding CxxH/CxxC protein; amino-acid sequence: MEEKAIIYACSIHVDMAIDDAVNESEAAPEVLKVQSEKCSYCNEEAEYQIKL
- a CDS encoding MBL fold metallo-hydrolase, yielding MKLKFCSLYSGSSGNCQYIKTDNATILVDAGLSGKKIQQEIVNIGEDPKKVDAIFITHEHVDHIKGAGIMSRRLNVPIYANQETWDAMKSCLGEIKPENIKILERQTEIKDLVITPFDISHDAAHPVGYNIFHGNKKISLVTDTGCINDIIVSSITDSDLLLVESNHDEDMVLIGPYPWPLKRRVLGEFGHMSNDTAGDLITKVVKRGTEIILLGHLSKENNFPQLAYKTVENILKENSIEVNPGICLDMTYRDRSSRIYEI